In Nitrospira sp., one genomic interval encodes:
- a CDS encoding DUF2203 domain-containing protein, with protein sequence MAKPDHDAPDRIFTLAEANELLPQLVDRFAVIRRAKTVITSTKDEIGKASARAAFGGGSLAGPSYIRALHEISGSLQTIHELGVVIKDVDLGLCDFPAMLGGRMVYLCWKLGEDHIEWWHEVSSGFKDRRPLDDTTP encoded by the coding sequence ATGGCAAAACCCGACCACGACGCACCGGATCGAATTTTCACCTTGGCGGAAGCCAATGAACTGCTTCCTCAGCTCGTCGACCGCTTCGCCGTCATTCGCCGCGCCAAAACAGTCATCACATCCACCAAGGATGAGATTGGGAAAGCCAGTGCTCGAGCGGCTTTCGGCGGAGGCAGTCTCGCCGGACCTTCTTATATCAGGGCCCTCCATGAAATCAGCGGAAGCCTGCAGACCATCCACGAATTGGGCGTGGTGATCAAGGATGTCGACTTGGGCCTCTGCGATTTTCCGGCCATGCTGGGAGGGCGCATGGTCTACCTCTGCTGGAAACTGGGCGAAGACCACATCGAATGGTGGCATGAAGTTTCCTCAGGCTTCAAGGATCGCCGCCCACTGGATGACACCACTCCTTAA